The nucleotide sequence CCCCCATGTAGACCCGATTTTTCAGGATGTGCAAGACCGTGGCGGGATGCCAGAACCCCGGCGTCATCTGGCCATTGATCAGGCGACCTGTCAGGCGGTAGAGGGTAGGAACGTTCAGCGCATTCAACTCGCGCGAGATCTTGGTCGCCGACCAGCGGGACTCGGCGTACCAGTTGAACATCATGCGGATCACCTCCGCAGTCGACTCGTTGATCACCATGCGCCGGTCCTTGAGCTCATAGCCGTAGGGGATAAGGCCGCCACCATGAAGTCCTGAAGTAACCCCCTTACGACGCCCTTCCCGGGAACGCTGCATGAAGGTGTCACGCTCTAACTCCGCGAAGATGGCCGTGACACCGAGACTGACCTTCCCCATCGGGGTGGTGCTGTCGATCTGTGGCTCGCTGTACGAGCGCACGCCGACGCCGGCGTCCACGAGCTCCTGGATGAGGGTGTAGGCGAGGTGGGTGCTGCGGGCGAGGCGGTCGATCAGCACGGTATCGAACAGGCCAGCTTGGGCATCCTGCAGGAGCTGCTCCAGGCCAGGGCGCTTGCGGATCGTCCCACTGTGGCCAGGATCCACATAGTCCCGCACGATCGCATACCCCTGCTGCTCCGCAAAGGCCGCCAGCTTGTCGGACTGGTTGCCCAGGCTATGGTTGCTGACCTGTTCCTCGGTCGAGACTCGGCGGTACGTGGCAGCGCGTCTGGGCATCATGGTCATAGTGGACACCAAGGTGCCCGCAGAATTCTGCGGGCGAGGGAGGGTTCAGAG is from Deinococcus sp. Leaf326 and encodes:
- a CDS encoding recombinase family protein, yielding MTMMPRRAATYRRVSTEEQVSNHSLGNQSDKLAAFAEQQGYAIVRDYVDPGHSGTIRKRPGLEQLLQDAQAGLFDTVLIDRLARSTHLAYTLIQELVDAGVGVRSYSEPQIDSTTPMGKVSLGVTAIFAELERDTFMQRSREGRRKGVTSGLHGGGLIPYGYELKDRRMVINESTAEVIRMMFNWYAESRWSATKISRELNALNVPTLYRLTGRLINGQMTPGFWHPATVLHILKNRVYMGEHQFGRQNGGRTNPLSDVLAVQVPAIVTPEVWEAA